From Alteribacter keqinensis, one genomic window encodes:
- a CDS encoding YesL family protein yields MITGNRLVNWIYRGLEVFVKIAALNVMWMVFTVLGAGVLGFFPASAALLSVIRKWMMEGIDTSVPRTFFASYKKEFVKANVLGYAALLYGFVLFTNYQFMLSADGIVQLLIVIGLIILGTLFFLTVTFLFPAIVHFDLPVLKVVKVAFLFGMTHFYLAILAGIGLTVTYHIVLFFPGIFMWFVPSLTGIILMPAAYKAFQKFSRETTADEAVKV; encoded by the coding sequence ATGATAACAGGAAACAGACTGGTAAATTGGATTTACCGCGGGTTAGAGGTGTTTGTAAAGATAGCGGCACTGAATGTGATGTGGATGGTATTCACGGTGTTGGGTGCAGGTGTTCTCGGATTTTTTCCGGCGAGCGCCGCTCTCCTTTCCGTGATCCGGAAATGGATGATGGAGGGCATTGATACGTCTGTGCCCCGGACATTTTTTGCGAGCTACAAAAAGGAATTCGTGAAGGCGAATGTGCTCGGGTACGCCGCCTTGCTTTACGGATTTGTGCTGTTTACAAACTATCAATTTATGCTCAGTGCCGATGGAATCGTCCAGCTCCTTATAGTAATTGGGCTGATCATTCTGGGCACGCTGTTCTTCCTGACGGTCACCTTCTTATTTCCGGCCATCGTTCACTTCGATCTTCCGGTGCTTAAAGTGGTGAAGGTGGCGTTCCTGTTCGGGATGACGCATTTCTACCTGGCGATCCTTGCAGGGATCGGGCTGACCGTAACCTATCATATTGTTTTGTTCTTCCCCGGCATTTTCATGTGGTTTGTCCCGAGTTTGACAGGCATTATCCTCATGCCCGCAGCCTACAAGGCGTTTCAGAAGTTTTCACGTGAAACAACGGCTGATGAGGCTGTTAAGGTATAG
- a CDS encoding DUF2200 domain-containing protein, which produces MAKHRIYTMSFASVYPHYINKAEKKGRTKTEVDEIIRWLTGYSQDGLEEQLEKQTDFETFFAEAPEMNPSRSLIKGVVCGVRVENIEEPTMQEIRYLDKLVDELAKGKAMEKILRK; this is translated from the coding sequence ATGGCCAAACACCGGATCTATACAATGAGTTTTGCAAGTGTCTATCCCCATTATATTAATAAAGCGGAGAAAAAAGGGCGTACGAAAACAGAAGTCGATGAAATCATCCGCTGGCTGACAGGATACAGCCAGGACGGATTGGAAGAGCAGCTGGAAAAACAGACAGATTTTGAGACCTTTTTTGCTGAAGCCCCGGAAATGAATCCTTCGCGATCATTAATCAAAGGTGTCGTCTGCGGGGTCCGTGTGGAAAACATCGAAGAACCGACGATGCAGGAAATCCGCTATCTCGATAAGCTCGTCGATGAACTGGCTAAAGGAAAAGCGATGGAGAAGATTTTGCGTAAATAA